GCATCAATGACGCATTGTTACGATTTTCGGTGGCTATCGACGGGGCAGCAAAGTGACCCAACAGCTTCCAGTGACTGGCCCTCCATACCACTTCTGTACCTATTTTGACCGTAACTACCTCACGCGGGGCTTGGCGCTATATGAGTCGCTGCGTGCAAATTGTCGGCGGCCGTTTACCCTGTGGACCCTTTGCTTCGACGATGAATCCTACGCCATCCTGAATCGCCTGGCCCTGGAAGGTATGTGTTTGATCCCGCGGGCCGATTTCGAGGCTGGCGATACGGAATTGGCTGCTGCCCGCGCCAATCGCAGCGCCGTAGAGTATTACTGGACCTGCACACCCTCCCTGCTCCTCTATGTATTGCGCCAGGACCCGGGCATCGATGTCATCACCTACCTTGATGCCGATCTCCTTTTTTTCAGCGATCCGCAACCAATCGTTGAGGAACTCGGTGATAGCTCAATTTTGATCGTGCCGCATGGCTATGCCTCAGAATACGTCCACCTCGCCGATGCCGCGGGTATCTACAATGTCAGTCTGCTGAGTTTCCGTTCCGACCATGAGGGTCTGACATGCCTGCGCTGGTGGCGGGACCGCTGCAATGAATGGTGTTATGCGCGCATGGAGCAAGGCCGATTCGGCGACCAAAAGTATCTCGATGATTGGCCGGCACGATTTTCGAACGTCCGTGTTACCCAGCATCCCGGTGCTGGGCTTGCACCCTGGAATTTGACTGCCCGGACCCTGGCGAGTGGGCCGGATTCGCTGCTGGTGAACGATGGCGCGCTGATCTTTTTCCACTTCCATGGGCTGCGGATAATGTCTAGGCGGGTAATCCGCCCCTCACCCGTCATTTATGATATTCCGTCCGCTGCGATACCAACCATCTTTCTCCCCTACCTGGACAGATTGTGCAACATCGCCACGGCCGTGGGCGTGCCGTTTGTTGATGCGCCAGTGAATTCGACCGTATGGACCCTGCTGCGTGGCCTCCTGTCCCAAGAGTTCCTGCTCAGTTCCCCGGCCATTTTGCGCAAATTGTTATGGCGGGTCGGCAGTAGAACCCGTCGCGCGATCAAGGTGCTCGAACCACTGATTGGGATAGCCTCCCCGCCCCCCGAATGCGCCCGCTGGGGGACGCTTCTCAAAGCTATCTATTTAAGCCCGCTGATCCTATTCAGTCGCCCCCTCCGTCGGGCACTCGCTGCGGTCCTTTCACCCGCAACATCACGCGACCATTAGCGCGTTTGAGGGTGTTGTGCTCCAAATTATTTTTTGGATCAGATATCGTGGGTTACTCCATTACACTCTGGTGGCGTAAACTGGGGTCCGCAAAGATCACCCCCCAACCCGCTATTGCCCGCAGGTCGAGCCCGAGCGTCCACGGCATCAACCGACCACGGATCGCACTGATTCACAGCCTTTATCGGCGCGGCTATCAGCGAGCGGAGATTCTGGAACTGCTCCGCTTCATTGACTGGGTATTGACCCTTCCCGAAGGACTGGAAGACCAATTGTGGGCCGCAGTTCAACAGTTTGATGAGGAGAAACAGATGCGCTACGTCAGCAGCTTTGAACGAATCTTCAGCCGCCGCGGGATGGAAAAGGGGATGATGCGGGGGATGGAGCAAGGCATCGGCAAAGGCCAGTCCCAACTGTTGCGGTTGCAGATCCAGCAAGCTTCGGGGCCTTGCCAGAAGACCTCGAAGCGCGCTTGCAGGGCGCGCGGCCGGAACAGTTACAGGCATGGGGCTTGCGCCTCTTGGACGCGGCCAGTCTTGAGGACCTGTTTGGGCCAGGCAACGGGCACTGACGCGCGCCCGTGGTCGCCCTCGACATCGGCGGACTGCCCGATATGATCATCCACCGGGAGAACGGCTGGCTGGGTGATGATGTGCGTCGCGCGGTCCTGAGCAAGGTGGCCCGGAAACGGCGGTAGTGCGATTTTCAGTCACTCTGGTTGCAAAACAATGCTTGAGGAACTCCCACCTCCGCCGAGCGGAAGGAAAGGCTGGCCTTGGACCAAAGAGTCCAAGCCATTAGCACAGCAGATGCCGAACGATTCTAAGTGGCCGCGTATAAGTATCGTTACACCGTCTTACAATCAAGGATCCTACATAGAAGAAACCATCCGTTCGGTCCTGCTCCAGAATTACCCTAATCTTGAATATGTTGTAATTGACGGAGGTAGCACGGATAAGTCCTGCGACATCATCGGGCGCTATGGGCCCTGGTTGCATGATGCGGTCTGCGAGCCGGATCGGGGGCAGAGTCACGCGCTGAACAAGGGCTTTGCCCGCTGCTCGGGGGATATCTATGCGTGGTTGTGTTCCGACGACATCCTGCTTCCTGGGGCGCTTCAAATCGTGGTGCGCAGTCTGTTGCTGGAACAGCCCGCATGGTTGGTTGGTGCGGCGGAGTTTCTGAATGAACGGGGGCCATTTCTTCGGCGCGTGCCGGCCCCGGACACGTTCGGCATGTTCAACTTCCTGGCCTGGCATTCTCTAGCGATCATGCAGCCATCGATCTTTTGGAACCAGCGCATGCAGCGGCGCGTGGGGCCAGTGAATGAACACTTACACTACTGCATGGATACAGACCTGTGGTTTCGTTTTTACCGGTTGGCAAAGCCCCTGATCATTTCTGACTTCCTGTCGCGGTTTCGGCATCACGCCGAGTCCAAGACCGCGCCGTATGGCCCTCACCGCGACCGGGCGATGGCCGAGCTTTCCGAATGGATCTATTCCACGGCCTGCGCTGCGCAGGCGGACCCCGCGCTCCGCGAGGAGCTGATCGCGGCAGTAGGCTTGCTCCAAGACCAGATGATGGTACTGAAGCGCCTGCGCAGTCACGTTGTCTTCGGCAGGCTTTTTCGTCTGTGGCGCGCTGTCGTCAATCGGGGTTTTCCGGCATGAGTTGGACCGGTGGCGCGATTGTCTGGCGCATTGGGTTGGACTGGATTGATCGTGCGCGGGGCAACTTGGATGTTTTCTTCAAGATGTATCAGATGCCCGCACTCCAGGTCCGCAACCGGCAAGCTGCTGCGGGATAGCCAGCAGCCATGAAAATCGCTGTTCTTTCAAAGGCTGATGAACGCGGCGGCGGTGCGTCGCGGATCGCGAGTGAGCTTGTCGATCATCTGCTCGCCGCGGGCCGCACGGCGGAACATTGGGTGGGTCGGTGTTACGATGAGGTAGGCCACCCTGTTCGCAAGCTCTATGGCGAGTGCCGCGCGATCGATATCCTGATTCGTCTGGGGCATTTGGTGTTGCGCAACGCGGGCGCACCGGAATTGCTGGCCGTTGAGCGGCTGAATCCGGCCTTGGCAGGGCTGCTGTCGGCGGATGTCATCCACGCACACGACATCACCAATACCGTCGCAGTGCAAACCCTCGGGTGGCTGGCTCGCCATCGGCCCCTGGTGTGGACGCTGCATGACTGCTCCCCGTTCACTGGCGGTTGCCTGAATCCAATCGGGTGTGAACGGTATCGGGCTTGCTGCGGGCGGTGTCCTGAGTGGGGTCAGTGGCCACTTGTGGGGGCGTTCGATTTCACCGCAAGCCTGCTCAGGCAGAAGCGGCGATTCGCCCTCGGCGCGAGCTTCGTCCCCATCGCACCGTCCCAGTGGATGGCAGACATGGCTGCCAGGAGCGGGTTCTTTCCGCGACCCAGGGTCATCTCGAACGGTATCGATCTGCAGACCTTCCGTCCGGAGCCCAAGGCCGCCGCCCGGCGACGCCTTGGCTGGCGCACGGATCGACCGGTCTTGGCGGTCTGTTCCGGTGATTTGGATGATCCAAGAAAAGGCATCCGGCAGGCCCTGGAGGTAGCGCGTGCCGCTAGCGTACACGACCCGCTAGTCATCGTGATCGGCCGGCGCGCCGATGCCATCGTTGCCGAATTCCCGGATCTGGATCTGTTCTTTACCGGCTTTGTCACGGATCGCGCCGCGCTGGGGCGCTACTATGCTGCCGCAGACCTGCTGTTGTTCTGCTCTTACGCCGACAATCAGCCCCTGACGGTGATGGAGGCGATGGCCTGCGGGACACCCGTCGTTGGATTCGCGACCGGGGGCATACCTGAACTGGTGGACCATCTAGAGAATGGCCTGCTGGTGCCGACCGGTGATACGGCGGCACTGGTGCGGGAGATGCCGACGCTCTTGGGGGCGAAGACCAAGCTTCGAGAGTGGTCCGCGGGCGTGGCAGCCAAGGCGGCGGCTGAATTCGGCTGGCCGCGGGCGGTTGCGGCCCATCTGGCACTCTATCGGGCGGTGCTCGCGCGCGATGCGGACAACAATTGATACCCGCTCGTTGGCGCTGACCAACCGGTTCCCACCTTGTGCTCTGCCCGGTCCAAGGCCGTGTGCACCGGTGTTGTGGGGCGCGGATCTTGCCTGTGTCTCAGGCTGCTTGCCGCATGGAGCGAGTCACCGATGAGCGCGGTCTGGTCCTTCGATGTTTACGACACCTGCGTGTCCCGGAACGTCGCCCGACCGCGCGACCTATTTTTTCTGGCGGCGTGGTCCCTTCTGCCTACGCACCTCGCGCCCTGGCGGCGGCATACCATTGCCGCGACGGTTATGTGGGCGCGGGTGTTTGCGGAACGGCGGGCGCATCGTCTTGGCGGTGTGCGTGAGGCGGTGAGCCTCGACGACATCTATCGGGAACTTAGCCTCCCAGGTTGGACCGGTCTCTCCGTCACCGTTCTGCGCGAGCGAGAATTGGAGTTGGAGCAGGACTGTCTGTACGCGGTTTGCCCTAACCGTGCGCGCCTTGATGACCTGCGTGCCGCTGGCCAGCGGATCGTTTTTTCCTCCGATATGTATCTGCCGCCGGACTTCATTCGGGCACAGTTGCTTAGGCTCGGCCTTGCGACCGGGGCGGAACCACTGTACGTCTCCGGTGCGCTGGGCCTCACCAAGCGCAGCGGGCGGTTGTTTAAGCATCTGGCGGACCGGGAGGGTGTCCCGCTGGATCGCATCACCCATGTCGGGGACGATGCCGTTGGGGACGCCCTCGTGCCTGCTCGTCTCGGGGTGCGGATCATGCCGTTCGAGGCCGGTCGCGCCAATCGCCACGAGCGGGCGGGCCCGCTGCGACGGGCAATCGGGGACCCAGCCCTTACGCTCTGGCACGGCCTCAGCCGCCAGGCACGGCTGATCGGGTCGACCGGCGATTGTCCGCCGGGGCTCGACCCAATTGGGTTTCTGGTTAGCGTGGCCGGACCTTTGCTGACTGCCTTTGTTGCCTGGGTGCTGCAAGAGGCAAAGGCTCAGGGCGTGCGCCGCCTGTATTTTGTCGCCCGCGATGGTGAGGTGTTGATGGCAGTCGCCCAGATCCTCGCCGCGCGCCTTGGCGGCCCGGAGCTCCGGTACCTGTATGGCTCCCGGCGTGCCTGGCTGGCCCCATCGGCAGACCCGCGGGACCCGCTCTGGCGGCGGTTGGTCGTGACGCCGGGTCAACGCAACAGCCCTTTCGACCTGCTGGCACGTTTGGGGCTCGAGGCGGGCCAGATCGGCGAACTGCTCGCACATGCCGGGATTCCGCCGGACACGGCCAGCAAACCTAGCGCGCCAGGGCAAGCCATGATCATATTTGATACGCTGCTTGCGGACCCGTTGGTCCGGGGAGCGCTCACTGGTCATGCGGAGGTGGCACGGAGTGCCGCCTTCGGTTACCTGGCACAGGAGGGCCTGCTCGCGGACCAGGACTGGGCGCTGGTCGACGTGGGTTGGAGCCTCAACTGCCAAGCGGCGTTGCGCCGTTTACTCGTCGCCCAAGACCTCCGTCAGGCGGGGGGGGTGCGGGGCTTCTACATCGGTTTGGCCAAGGACCATCTGCCCGCTAGTACTGCCGGTGCGGCTTTCCCGATGCTCCCAACGCCGGGATCTGTGTTCTCGCGTCGGCGGGTCGTGGTGGAGCATCTGTTCACCCCGAGTACGGATCGGAGCACGATCGGCTATTCCGAGGCTGGCCGACGCTATGTGCCCGTACTCGGTCCTGAGGCGCGCAGCCCAGCCGAACTCACATTCGCGGCGCGGCTTCGGGAGGACCTGCTCGCCTATGCCAGACTCGCGGTGAACTGCGAGGCGGTCTGGGATGATCCGGTGCGCTATCGAGCCTGGGCCATCGGGATCGCGACGCGGTTTCTCATGATGCCGACCAGGTCCGAGGCCACGGCACTCGCCGTCCTCAGCATCAATGCCGATCTGAGGCATGAGCAGTCCTTTCAGGAGCCGCTGTGTCGTCCTCTGGATTGGTCCGACGCGCTGTCGATCGCTCGCACGGCGCTGCTCGGCCCGCAGGCAAACGGCGGCTTGCCTGGCTGGTTGGAGGCTTCGGCAGCCATGTCCCAGGCATCGGTGCGAGCAGCAGTGGGGCTAATGTTGGCTGCTGACGGCGCGCGCAACCGGATCAGGCAGGTGATCCAGTTCGCTCCCCGGCGACGCGGGGCTTGACCCGGCGACGCGGGTCCGCCAAACGCTCGGCATCGGCGCCATTGCTCAGCCTTGCGGTTCGTCCGCTGACCATTCCGGATAGGGGTCAGGGTTATGACGCCCATTCACTAGGTCGGGCCGCGTGAGCGTCAATTCCGCATGTCCGTTCACCAGTCGCTCGATAACCTCGACCCCCTGCATGAAC
This Chromatiaceae bacterium DNA region includes the following protein-coding sequences:
- a CDS encoding glycosyltransferase; this encodes MLEELPPPPSGRKGWPWTKESKPLAQQMPNDSKWPRISIVTPSYNQGSYIEETIRSVLLQNYPNLEYVVIDGGSTDKSCDIIGRYGPWLHDAVCEPDRGQSHALNKGFARCSGDIYAWLCSDDILLPGALQIVVRSLLLEQPAWLVGAAEFLNERGPFLRRVPAPDTFGMFNFLAWHSLAIMQPSIFWNQRMQRRVGPVNEHLHYCMDTDLWFRFYRLAKPLIISDFLSRFRHHAESKTAPYGPHRDRAMAELSEWIYSTACAAQADPALREELIAAVGLLQDQMMVLKRLRSHVVFGRLFRLWRAVVNRGFPA
- a CDS encoding glycosyltransferase is translated as MKIAVLSKADERGGGASRIASELVDHLLAAGRTAEHWVGRCYDEVGHPVRKLYGECRAIDILIRLGHLVLRNAGAPELLAVERLNPALAGLLSADVIHAHDITNTVAVQTLGWLARHRPLVWTLHDCSPFTGGCLNPIGCERYRACCGRCPEWGQWPLVGAFDFTASLLRQKRRFALGASFVPIAPSQWMADMAARSGFFPRPRVISNGIDLQTFRPEPKAAARRRLGWRTDRPVLAVCSGDLDDPRKGIRQALEVARAASVHDPLVIVIGRRADAIVAEFPDLDLFFTGFVTDRAALGRYYAAADLLLFCSYADNQPLTVMEAMACGTPVVGFATGGIPELVDHLENGLLVPTGDTAALVREMPTLLGAKTKLREWSAGVAAKAAAEFGWPRAVAAHLALYRAVLARDADNN